Sequence from the Sphingomonas suaedae genome:
TGCCCAAGAATGTCTTCCCGGCCGGCGATCCGCATGTCGCGCGCGGCGGATTCGTCATCGAAAGCGCGTCCACCATCGTCGAGGACGGGCCGGAATTGTGGCTCGAACAACTGGCCGACGCCATCGATCGCGTTCCCATTCCCCCCGCCATCTAGGGTTCCCCAATGCTGAACCGCTTCACCGCCGATTATCTCGACGGCCTTGTCTGCGGCGATTTCCGCCCGCGGCCCAAGATCTCCGGTCGGCTTTCCTCCTATGACGGATTGTTGATGGAGGCGGTCGGCCTCTCGCTTCCGGTCGGCACGGTCTGTGCGATCGGCACCGGCACCAGCCGGATTGAAGCCGAAGTGATCGGCTTTCGCGGCGGCAAGACGTTGCTGATGAACCTGGGTGGCCCCGCCGCGCTCCTGCCCAATGCTCCGGTGCGCCCGATCGGCCCGCCGGGCGAGGCGGAGGTGGGTGACGCGCTGCTCGGCAGGGTGGTCGATGGCGCGGGCAAGCCGATCGATGGCCTCGGCCCGATAAGGGGCGCCGGTAAGTGGCCGCTCGCGGGCAAGATCCAGTCGCCGCTCGATCGCGGGCGCGTGCTGCAACCGATGGATGTCGGCGTGCGTGCGATCAACGGGTTGCTTACCATCGGCCAGGGCCAGCGTGTCGGGATCATGGCTGGGTCGGGCGTTGGCAAGTCGGTCCTGCTCGGCATGATGGTCCGCGCGGCCAAGGCGGATGTGATCGTCATCGGCCTGATCGGCGAGCGCTCGCGCGAGGTTTCGGATTTTCTGGAGACCAAGGTGGCGGGCGCGGCGCGGGCGCGCTCGGTCGTCGTCGCGGTCCCGGCCAATCATTCGCCGGTGCTGCGCATTCGCGGCGCGCTGCGCGCCACCGCCATCGCCGAATCCTTTCGCGCCGAGGGCAAGAAGGTGCTGCTCATCATGGATTCGCTGACCCGCGTCGCCCATGCCGGACGCGAGATCGGACTGGCATTGGGCGAACCCGCGAGCGCGCGCGGCTATCCGCCCAGCGCGATCGCGATGCTGCCCAGTCTGATCGAACGGGCCGGAACCGACGTCCATAGCGGCGGATCGATCACCGCGATCTACACCGTGCTCGCCGATGGCGACGACGGCAACGACCCGGTGGTCGACAGCGCGCGATCGATCCTGGACGGGCATATCGTGCTGAGCCGGGCGCTCGCCGAACGCGGCGTCTATCCCGCGATCGACCTGGGGCCGTCGGTGAGCCGGGTGATGACCGATATCGCGAGCAAAGAGCATATCGCCGCCGCGCGCGTGCTGCGCCGCCACCTCGCCACCTATGAGGAGAATCGCGATCTGGTGCTGATGGGCGCCTATCGCCCCGGCGCCGATGCACAGATCGACGCGGCGATCGCCTGCCACGACACGGTGCTCGACTATATTCGCCAGCCCTATGACGAAACCGTCGGGCTGGATGAAGCGGTGACCGAGCTGGTGGGCGTGTTCGGGAATGCTTGAGGAAGATTTGGGCGCCCTTTATGGCCGATAAACACGCCGAGAAGCTCGGGCGGCTGTTGCGCGTCCGCACGTTGCAACTCGACATGGTCCGCGCGAGCGAGGCGGCGGCGCGCGACAAGGTCGCGGCCGAACAGGCGCTGCGCGCGCGGATCGAACAGCTTGCCCAGGGTGTCGCTCCGGCTCCAGCTCCTGTTCCGGGCAGCGCGACGAGCCTGATCGCCGCCGCCCATTATCGCGATCGGCTCCACCAATCGGCTGCTGCCGCCGAACGCCGCGTGATCGATGCCGAACGCGGTCTGCGAACCGCGCGCGCCGCCACGCAGGAAGCGAAGCGCGACCAGAGCGCGATCGAAAAGCTGCTCGAACGCGCCGAGGCCAGCGCCGCGCGCCGCGCGATGCGCGCGCTGGAGGACATGCCCGCGATCCCGCGAAAACGGCACGATCCTTGCTGATCCACGGGCGAAGGAGATTCGCCCGCCGTGCCACCCCTGCTCGCCACCACCGCCTTGCCCGCATTCGCTCCGGCCATCCTGTCGCGCACCGCCCCTGTCGCGCTGCCCGACACGGGTTCGCCGGGTGAGGCGTTCGCGCTGGCGCTGGATGCGCTCGTCCCGCCGGGGATCGCGCTGCCCGGCAAGGGCAATGGCAAGGCAGTTGCCGCTGGCGGCAAGGATTTGCCGGTGGCGGATGCCGGGACCGACACCGAGGATGATGATGCGCTGCTCACCTGGCTTCCGGGCCAGCCGGTACCGCTTCCCGATCCGTCGCCCCTGCCGGGCATCACGTTCACCGTCGTGCCGGACGGTGCTGAGGCCGAGGCGCTCACGCCGCCGGATTCGGCCGCTTTCGAGGCCCCGATCGCCGAGCAAACCGCGCTGCCGGGCGAAAGTTCGGTCGCTGAAGTTGCCGACTTCGCCGCCGACACATGCGATTCCCTTACCGCGCTTCCCACCCGATCCGCGACGGTTCCGGCCCAGGCCGAGCCGCGCATCGGGGGCGGGGATGCCGCAACGCCGGAGACGCGCATCGCGCGCGCCATCGGCGTTGCGGCACCTGAACACCAGCCAGCGCCTCTACCGAACGCGACCCAGGCTGCGGCGCCGGCCGCACAGGTCTTCGCCGCCGCGCTCGCCGCGCCGCTGGCCGACCCCGTCGAAAGCACAGCGCGCACGGTCGATCCCGTCGTGATCGAAGCCCAGGCCACGCGTGCTGCCGAGACGCAGCGCACCAGCGTGCAGGCGATGACCCAGGCCGATCAGGCGCCGCTCGACCTCAGCCGCGAGGAGTGGACCGGCAAGATGATCGATCGCATCGCCACCCTGCGCGACGCGGCCGAGGCGGCGGATACCCGAATTCGCCTCGCGCCCGAACATCTCGGCTCGGTCGAGGTCTCGATCCGCCGCGATGGCGATCGCCTGCACGTCCATTTCAACGCCGAAACTCCGGCGACCCGTCACCTGCTTGCCGAGGCCGCGCCCCGGCTTGCCGAACTGGCGGAGTCGCGCGGGGTGAAGCTCGGCCAGACCAGCGTCGGCGGCGGCACTGGCGGTCAGGATGGCCGCCAGGACTCGCCGCCGTCGCACAGCAACCGGCCCGCGCGCCCGGCATCCGCCGCTCCCGCCACGGCCACCCCCGCTCCGAGCGAGCGGATCGCATGAACAGCCCCAGGGGGAATGAGAAATGAGCGAGACTGAAGCGACGGCTGCGACGCCCAAGAAAAAGGGCGGCGCGATGAAATGGCTCCTGATCGGCACCGGGCTGATCGTGCTGATCGGCGGCGGCGTCGGTGGCGGGCTGTATGCGGCGAATTCGGGCCTGATCGGCGGCACCGGCGCACAGGGTGCCGCCGCCGCCGCCGATATCCCCCAACTCGTCCCGAAGAGCGACGAAGTCCGCGCCGTGGCGAAGGGGGAGGGCGGTGAGGAGGGCGACGCCGGTGCCGGTATGCCGACCCCCAAGGGGCAGGGCGGGGACAAATATGCCTCGACCTATTACCAGCTCGAAAAGGAATTCACCTCCAACCTGCGCGAGAGCGTCCATTTCGTGCAGGTCGGGGTCGCGATCTCGACGCCTTATGACAGTCGCGTGATCGAGAACATCAAAACGCATGAGCTCGCGGTGCGCTCGGCGATCCTGATGGCGCTGGGCGAGACGGGTGAGGACGATGTCTTCACCGCCGACGGCAAGAAGAAGCTCCAGAAGCGCCTTGTGGCTGCAATTAACGGAGTCCTGAAGGAAAAAGAGGGATTTGGCGGGATTGGTAACGTCTACTTTACCAATTTCATTGTTCAGTGAACGGGCATGGTTAACGGCCCTTCAGATTTGGTGACGCCCGAACGGCGCGAGCGGACCCGATCCGGTGCGGAGCACGCACCGGCGCTCGGGACCGCGAACCTCAATCCGTTCGGCGATCTGCACGGGGTGCAGCATCTGACCGCGCGGCTCGCCAAGACGTTGAAGCCCGTGTTCGAGCCGCTGGTCGGCGAAGGACTGCGCATCTGGGCCGAGCCGCTGGCGGTGCAGCGGTTCGCCGATTATCGCGCCGAGCGGCCCGACGGCCTTACCGCCTGGCTGCCGCTGGCGATGGCGCCGGGGCGGGGCCGTGCGCTGATCGCGATCGAGGGCAAGCTGACCTATGAGATGCTCGACCGCTTCTTCGGTGGCGATGGCGAGGCGCCGCAGCCGCTTCCCAGCGACTTCACCGGATCGGCGGAGATGCTGCTGACCCGGCTCGCAAACCGTATCGCCGAACAGCTTCGGCCTGCCTGGGACGTGCTGGCGCAGATCGATTTCGCGCCGGTCCCGGTTCACGCGCCGCTGTCGGTCGCGCCGGAGATCGAGGGGGGGGACGCGATGGTCGTCACCCGGATCGGCGTCGCGCAGGGCAATGCCAAGCCGCACTGGATCGACATCCTCTACCCCGTGTCCGCGCTCAAGCCCTACACCCCCTCGCTGACCGCGCGGGTGATCGGCGGCGAGCCTGAGGCGGAGCCCGAATGGCGCAACGCGCTGACCCGCGCAGCTTTGGGGGTTCGCCTGCCCGTCCGCTCGGTGCTCGCCGAGCCGGTGGTGCCGGTGCAGATGCTGATGGCGCTGAAGCCCGGCGACGTCATCCCGATCAGCTTCGGTCCCGACGTACCGGTGATGGTCGCGCGCCGCGCGATCGGCGCCGGGACGGTCGGCACCGCCAACGGACGCGCCGCGATCCGCATGACCCGTTTCGACCCGCTTGAACTCGAGGACGCACGATGAACGACATGAGCGCCAGCTTCGCCGCCGAGACCGCGGCTGCGGCCAATTTCCACCTGATCCAGGATGTCGGGGTCAAGCTGACCGTCGAAATCGGATCGACCACGCTGACGCTGCGCGAACTGCTCGCGCTGACCGAGGCGAGCGTGATCGAGCTGGACCGCGAGGCGGACGAACTGCTCGACGTGTTCGTCAACGGCACGTTGATCGGCCGGGGCGAGGTGGTGACCGTCGGCGACAAGTTCGGGGTGCGCATGACCGAGCTGGTCGCGCCCGAAAAGCGGGGCTGATCGACCCATGATGTGGTCCTACATCCTCAAGCTGGTCGTGCTGCTGCCGCTGGTCTGCGGGCTGCTGATCGGCTGCCTCTATCTCTGGCGCAAGCTCGAGGCGCGGCTGCCCGGCAACCAGGGCGACCGGATGCTGAAGGTGCGTGAGACGATGATGGTCTCGACCGGCACCCGCATCGCGGTGCTCGAGGTCGAGGGCAAACGTATCCTCGTCTCGGTCAGCCGCAACGGCGTCTCGCTGATCGACCGGATCGACGCATGAGCCCGATGCTGCGCCATCTGCTGCTGCTGCTCGGCGCGCTGGCGCTGGCGCTGTTCGTGGTTTCGCCCGCTTTCGCCCAGGCAGCGGCGCCGGCGGCGCCCGTCGCGGTGCCGACGCCCGGAGCGGGGGACGCGATCGATCGCGCGCTGGGCGAGCTTGGCGGCGGCGATGCGCCGCTGTCGCTGTCGCTTCAGGTCCTCATCATCATGGGCCTGCTCACGATCCTGCCGGGCATCCTGCTGATGATGACCAGCTTCACCCGGATCATCATCGTGCTGGCGATCCTGCGCCAGGCGCTGGGGCTGCAACAGACGCCGCCCAATCAGGTGCTGGTCGGCCTGTCGCTGTTCCTGTCCTTCTTCATCATGGCGCCCACGCTGAACCAGATCAACAGCGTCGCGATCCAGCCCTATGCGGAAGGACGCATCGGCGCGACCGAGATGATCGAAAAGGCCGGCGCCCCGCTCCACGCCTTCATGCTCGCGCAGACCCGGGTGAAGGACATCACCATGTTCGCCGGCATCGCCAAAATGGGGCCGATCGCAGAACCCAAGGATACACCCTTTTCGATCCTGCTCCCGGCATTCGTCACCAGCGAGCTCAAGACCGCGTTCCAGATCGGTTTCCTGATCTTTCTGCCCTTCATCGTCATCGACCTGATCGTCGCCACCGTGCTGATGAGCCTTGGCATGATGATGATGTCGCCGACGATCATCTCGATGCCGTTCAAGCTGCTGCTCTTCGTCCTGGTGGACGGCTGGGCGCTGACGATGGGCAGCCTCGCCTCAAGTTTCTCGGGATAGCGACCAATGAACGGCGCCTGCCCGCTCCCCCACCCGGCCACCCAGCCAGGCTACCCTATGGGTGGCTGGATGGGGGAGCGGGCCGGCACCGCGAAGGACCAATGAAATGGACGCCGATTATTTCCTGTCGGTCGCGCGCGAGGCGATGTGGATCCTTGCGCTTGCCTCGGCACCGATCCTGATCCCGGCGTTGCTGTCGGGTCTGATCCTCGGCATGATTCAGGCCGCGACCTCGATCCAGGAACAGACGCTGACCTTCGTGCCGAAACTGGCGATCGTCGGGCTCAGCCTGGTGATCTTCGGCGGCATGATCATGACGCTGCTGGGCGATTTCACCACCGGCATCTTCGAGCGTATTCCGGATTTGGTGCGCTAGTGACGGATCCAGCTTCGCTCGATGGCGGTGCCGCACGTACTTCGGCGCAGCCGAAGGGCCCTCAACGCTGATGCTCGGCCTCGGCCTTTCGATTGAGCCACAGTTGTGGACGCTGCTGTTCACGATGGTGCGCGTTGGCGCTGCGTTCCTCGCCGCGCCGGTGTTCAGCGCGGTGTCGGTGCCGCTCAACGTGCGCGTCCTTCTGACCGGTGCGGTCGCGATCCTGTCGATGAACGCCGCGCCGATCGAGCCGCCCGCAGAGATCTTCGGTCTCACCACGATCCTGTCGGTCGCGGCCGAGGCGCTGGTCGGACTCGCGCTCGGCTTCATCCTCCAGATCGCCTTCGCCGCGCCCTTGGTCGCAAGCGAGATGATCGGCGTGTCGATGGGGCTGAGCTTTGCGACCGCGATCAACCCGCAGACCGGCCAGTCGACCCCGGCGCTCGGCCAGTTCCTGACGATCCTGCTGACGTTGCTCTTCCTCGCCGTCGACGGCCACCTCGTGCTCGTCGATCTGGTCGTGCGCTCCTATACGCTGCTGCCGCCGGGCGGCGCGTGGCTGGCGCCGGGCAAGCTCATGAACATCGCGCTGTTCGGCGGCTATGCCTTTCTTGCCGGGCTGCTGCTCGCGCTCCCGGTCGGCTTCCTGTTGCTGTGTCTCAACATCGTCGTCGGGATGCTGTCGCGCTCGGCGCCGGCGCTCAACCTGTTCGCGATCGGTATTCCCGCCAGCCTGGCGATGGGCGTGCTGGCATTGCTCGTGGGTATGCCCGCAATGGGTGACTATATGCTGGTGATCGTCCGCGAGGCGCTCGACGCGGCACAGATGCTGGTGCTCGGCTGATGTCGGAAAGCGCAGGCGAAAAGACACAAGCCCCAACACCCAAGCGCAAGCAAAAGGCGCTGGACGATGGCGACCTCATCAAATCGCGGGATTTCGGTGCGGCGCTGATCGTGCTGCTCGGGTGCGGGTGGATGGTGCTGATGGGGCCGCAGCTGCTCGCCGCGATCCGCGAGGTCATGTCCGCCAGCTTCAGTTTCGGGCGCGACGATATCGAGAATTTCCAGCCCTGGAAGCCGCTGGCCATTGCCGGATGGAAGCTCGCGCCCTCGCTTGGCGCGCTGCTTGCGGTGACGTTGGTCGGCGCGGTGTTCAGCCAGGCGGCGCTCGGCGCGCTGCGCTTCAACGGCAAGCTGCTGGCGCCCAAGGGCAATCGCATCAATCCCGGATCGGGCCTGAAACGCATCTTCGGTCCGAACGGCTGGATCGAGCTCGGCAAGTCGCTGCTCAAGGTCATCCTGCTCGGCGGCATGGGTGCCTGGATGCTGTGGAGCGCGGCGGGGCCGACCATGGGGCTGGTCTCGTCCGATCTCGGCACGGCGGTGAAGTCGCTGGGCGATACCTTCGCGACGCTGATCTTCGTGATGGCGGGCGGATTGCTGCTGATCGCGGGCGTCGATCTGCCGATCCAGATCTTCCGCCATATGCAACGGCTCAAGATGAGTTTTCAGGAGGTAAAGGACGAGCACAAACAGACCGAGGGCTCGCCCGAGGCTAAGGCGGCCCGCCGCCAGCGGCAGCGCGAGCTGGCCAAGGGCGGGATGCGCAAGGCGATGGCAACCGCGCATGTCGTGCTCACCAATCCGACCCATTTCTCGGTCGCGCTGCGCTATGACGCGGGCAAGGATCAGGTGCCGGTGGTGGTCGCCAAGGGGCGCGGCGAGATCGCGCTGGCGATCCGCGAACTGGCCGACGAGCTGGCGGTGCCGCGCATCGAACTGCCCCCGCTCGCCCGCGCCATCTATTTCACCAGCCGCGAGGGACAGGAGATTCGCGACGACCTCTATATGGCCGTCGCGACGGTGCTCGCCTTCGTCTTCGGCCTCGACAAGCGCGCCGGGTCGCAGCTGCCGCAGGTCACCGTTCCGCCGACCGCACAATTCGACGAGGAAGGCCGCCAGATTGACCTTAAGGGTAGGGCGTGATGGCCGTTAACCCGATCAGAGGGGGGCGACATGGCCATTGAATCGATCGCCAAGACGATTGGTACCGGGTCGGGCATCGACACGACCGCGCTCGTCCAGAGCCTGGTCGATGCGCAGTTCGAGCCGAAGAATGCGCAGATCACCGCGCGCGAAGAAAAGCTCACCGCCCAGATTACCGCCGCCTCGACGCACAAGGCGAATATCACCGGCTTTGCCAGCGCGCTCACCACGCTGACGCGCGGCGGCACGCTGTCCACCCAGCCGACCAGTTCGAACAGTGCGATCCTGGGCGTCTCGCGCCTTGCCGGTGCCGATCTCGCCAATCTCAACGCCAAGGTCGAGGTGCGCCAGCTTGCCGCCGCGCAAAGCGCCGCATCGGCGCCGGTCGCCGATCGCACGGCGGCGGTAGGACAGGGCGTGCTCACGCTTACTCTCGGCACCGCGACGGTCGTCGATGGAACGATGACCGGCTTCGTACCCGGCGAAGGCGATCCGGTCGCCATCGCCATCGGTCCTGAGGATGCGAGCCTCGACGGCATCGCCGCAAAGATCAACGCCGCCAATGCCGGGGTCACCGCCAGCATCCTGACCGATGCGGACGGCGCACGGCTGGTCATCAAGGGCGCAAGCGGCGAGGAACGCGCCTTCACGCTCGCCGCGACCGAGACGGTGGGACAGGAAGGGCTGGCCGCGCTCGCGGTTGGCGTGGGCGCGACCGGCACGACGATCGGCAGCGCCGCTTCCGATGCGATCGTCGCGATCGACGGGGTCGCGCTGCGGCGTGATTCGAACAGTATTTCCGATCTGGTGCCCGGCGTGCGGCTCGACCTCGCCGCGGCCCAGCCGGGAACGATCATATCGATCGGCAAGTCGTTGCCGACCTCCGCGCTGATCCAGGCCGCGCAGGATTTCGTCGCGACCTATAACGAGATGCTGTCGGGGCTGAACGTCGATCTCGATCCGATGGGCGGCGCGCTGCGCGCCGACAGCGCAGCGAAGACGCTCAAGCGCCAGCTGCAACAGCTCACCGTCGCGCAGATCACCAGCGGCGCGAACGGCACCCCGACGACGCTCGCGCAGATCGGCATCCGCACCGAACGTGACGGATCACTGACCGTCGATACCACTGCGCTCACCCGCGCGCTGGTCGATTATCCCGATGCAGTCGAAAAGATGTTCGCCGAACCGGTGGGTTCGTCCGCAACCGCAAATGGCGTCGCGGGCGCGCTCAACGCCATCGCGACCGAAGCGGCGAGCACCGTCCGCGGGCTTGGTGCCAGCGAGCTCAGCTATTCGCGCAGCAAGACCGATCTCGCCGACGCCAAGGCCGACGCGCTGGAGGCGGCGGAGTCGCTGCGTACCCGGATGACCCGCCAGTTCGCGACGATGGATGCCAAGGTCGCGGCGTACAAATCGACCATGACCTTCCTCGAGAATCAGGTCGATGCATGGAACAAGCAGGATTGATGCGATGCGCTTTCCCATGCACCTCAGCACCGATGCGGCCGCCACCTATCGCTCGATCGATGCGGTGGGGCGGACGGCGACCGCCGATCCGCACCAGCTGGTCGAACTGATGTACAAGGAATGTGTCGCGGCACTCCGCTCCGCCGCATTCGCCACCGAAAAGCGCCAGCTGTCGGTCAAGAGCGAGCGGATCGCGCGTGCCACCGCGATCCTGTTCGCGCTCGAAGGCGGGCTTGATTTCGAGCGTGGTGGCGATGTGTCCCGCACGCTGGCGACGCTCTATCACGGGCTGCGCGCCCAGATCGTTCAGGCGAGCCTTGGCCGTGACCCGACGCCGTTCCGCGCGGTCGCCGACGATCTTGAGGAAATCGCCGGGGCATGGAGCCAGGCGCGGGCGGCGTAGGTTTATCGCATCCGGTAGCGAGACCCGTTTCAGCTTCGCTGAAGCGGCACCGGCCCTCTCCCCCACCCGGCCACCCATAGAATACACTGCCGTTGGGTGACCGGGTGGGGGAGCGGGACGGTGCCGCCTAACCAAAAACGAGACTAAGGCCGATCCACAGCGTGCGCGGGGTAGCGCGTTCGACCACGCCGGTGCCGCTCACTCCGGTTTCGACCTGCGTGTCCGTGAGATTCTCGCCGCGCAACTCCAGTCCGAAGCGCTCGGTGAGCGGCAGGCTCAGCCGTGCGTCGAAGGTCAGCGCGTCGGCGAGCGCGCGACCGTTGAGATCGTCCTCGAACTGTGCCGCAGCGTAGCGCGCGGTAACCGACCCGCCCGCGCGTTCGCCGCGATAGCCGAGGCTGGCCGAAAGCTGATGCGGCGCGGTCTGGGCGGGACGCATCCCGTCCAGCGCTGCCGCCGCGCCCGACGCCTTCACCCGCGCATCGGTATAGGCCCAGGACGCGCGCGCCCGCCACGGTCCCGCCTGCCAGCGCAGATCGATCTCCACCCCGCGCGCGTCGATCGCATCGAGATTCAGCCGCTGGCGATAGGCGCCGCCGGCCGGAACGAAGCCGACCCCGGGAAAACTGCCCGGGCCGGTCGCCAGCGTCACATTGCCGATCGCATTGTCCAGCCGGTTGAGAAACCCGGTCGCGCGCAGACTGAGCCCGGTAGCCGGGGTCAGATCGACCCCGATCTCGACTCCGCGCAGTCGCTCGGGATCGAGCAGGGCATTGGCGGCGGTGGCATCGGTCCCGGCGCGGAACGGGCGGTAGAGTTCATTGAGGGTGGGCAGCCGCCAGCCTGTATATCCCGCTGCGCGCAGCGTGACGGCGTCATCCGCGCGCCAGGCGACGCCCGCCCGCCCGCTCGCTTCCCACCCGCTGCGATCGGAAAACTGCGTATCGGTAAGCGGAAGGCCGCCCGCCAGCGGCGCCTCGAACAGGCTGCCGTCGCGGATCGCCCAGCGATCGATCCGCCCGCCTCCGCTCAGCGTCCAGTCGCCACGCTCGACGCTCAGATCGGCGAAGGCGCCGGTAGTGTCGCTCGCGCCGCCCGCGCTGCGCCGCCGGGTCGGGCTGCCCGCCACGAAGCTGTACAGCTCCTGGGTCCGCCCGCGCACGCTGCGCAGATCCGCGCCGATACGCAGCGTCACGCCCGATCCCAGCGGCGGTTCGATCTCGATCCGCGCGCCATGGCCGCTTGCCGGGACATGCTGGTCGAGCACCGCGCTCGCCGTGTCGCGGGTTGCATCGACGCTGGCGAAGCCGCTCGAAAAGTCGCGATGCTGGAGAAAGGCGAGCGCCGACCAGCGCCACGTGCCGCGTCCGACGAGGCGAAGGCTGGCATCCGTCCCCTTGCTGTCGACGGGCGTGAAGGCGGTGCCGCGTTCGCGCGAATCGGCGAAGGCGGAGAGATTGGTCTGAAGTTCCACCCCCGATGCGACAGAAGCGACGCCACGTAGCGCCAGGCTGGCCTGGCGATAGGGTGCCGCACGGTCGGCAGCGCCGCGATCCTCCGCCACGGTCGGGGTGAAGCCGTCGCCGCGCGCGAACTGGGCCGCAACCGTCACCTCGCCTGCGCCGAGCCGGGTGCCGCCCGTCGCGACCAGATCGATCGACTCTCGGCTCCCATACCAGCCGGTCAGCGCCAGCGGTCCCAGTTCGTCTGCGCTCGCGCTGGTCAGTTCGACCGTGCCGACGAGCGCACCTGCGCCATGATAGCCGCTTCCCCCGCCCCGGGTGACGCGGATCCCGGCCAGCCGCTGGGGCAGATAGGCGGGAAAGGGGACCCAGCCGCCGAACGGATCGGCCTGGGGCACCCCATCGAGCACGAGCAGTGCGCGGCTCGAGGCATTGCCGCCGATCCCGCGCAGGCTGATTCCCTGCGCGGTCGGATGCGAAGACCGCGAATCGGCGCGCCGGAACTGCGCGATGCCCGCGACATCGCGCAGCACGTCCTCGATCCGGCCGCTCGCGCTCTCCTCGATCCGCTCCCGATCGATTTCGGCCACGGCATAGGCGGCGTCGCCCGGCGGGGCGTCGAGCCCGCGCCCGGTGACGATGATCTCCTGCGCGGCGGTGGGAAGGGGCAAGGCGAGGAGGAGCAGGAGGGGCGCGCCCCTCATTGCGGTTTGGCCCAGTCCGGGC
This genomic interval carries:
- the fliN gene encoding flagellar motor switch protein FliN, translating into MNDMSASFAAETAAAANFHLIQDVGVKLTVEIGSTTLTLRELLALTEASVIELDREADELLDVFVNGTLIGRGEVVTVGDKFGVRMTELVAPEKRG
- a CDS encoding flagellar biosynthetic protein FliO; translated protein: MMWSYILKLVVLLPLVCGLLIGCLYLWRKLEARLPGNQGDRMLKVRETMMVSTGTRIAVLEVEGKRILVSVSRNGVSLIDRIDA
- the fliQ gene encoding flagellar biosynthesis protein FliQ, which codes for MDADYFLSVAREAMWILALASAPILIPALLSGLILGMIQAATSIQEQTLTFVPKLAIVGLSLVIFGGMIMTLLGDFTTGIFERIPDLVR
- a CDS encoding flagellar hook-length control protein FliK; the protein is MPPLLATTALPAFAPAILSRTAPVALPDTGSPGEAFALALDALVPPGIALPGKGNGKAVAAGGKDLPVADAGTDTEDDDALLTWLPGQPVPLPDPSPLPGITFTVVPDGAEAEALTPPDSAAFEAPIAEQTALPGESSVAEVADFAADTCDSLTALPTRSATVPAQAEPRIGGGDAATPETRIARAIGVAAPEHQPAPLPNATQAAAPAAQVFAAALAAPLADPVESTARTVDPVVIEAQATRAAETQRTSVQAMTQADQAPLDLSREEWTGKMIDRIATLRDAAEAADTRIRLAPEHLGSVEVSIRRDGDRLHVHFNAETPATRHLLAEAAPRLAELAESRGVKLGQTSVGGGTGGQDGRQDSPPSHSNRPARPASAAPATATPAPSERIA
- a CDS encoding flagellar basal body-associated FliL family protein — its product is MSETEATAATPKKKGGAMKWLLIGTGLIVLIGGGVGGGLYAANSGLIGGTGAQGAAAAADIPQLVPKSDEVRAVAKGEGGEEGDAGAGMPTPKGQGGDKYASTYYQLEKEFTSNLRESVHFVQVGVAISTPYDSRVIENIKTHELAVRSAILMALGETGEDDVFTADGKKKLQKRLVAAINGVLKEKEGFGGIGNVYFTNFIVQ
- a CDS encoding EscU/YscU/HrcU family type III secretion system export apparatus switch protein, translating into MSESAGEKTQAPTPKRKQKALDDGDLIKSRDFGAALIVLLGCGWMVLMGPQLLAAIREVMSASFSFGRDDIENFQPWKPLAIAGWKLAPSLGALLAVTLVGAVFSQAALGALRFNGKLLAPKGNRINPGSGLKRIFGPNGWIELGKSLLKVILLGGMGAWMLWSAAGPTMGLVSSDLGTAVKSLGDTFATLIFVMAGGLLLIAGVDLPIQIFRHMQRLKMSFQEVKDEHKQTEGSPEAKAARRQRQRELAKGGMRKAMATAHVVLTNPTHFSVALRYDAGKDQVPVVVAKGRGEIALAIRELADELAVPRIELPPLARAIYFTSREGQEIRDDLYMAVATVLAFVFGLDKRAGSQLPQVTVPPTAQFDEEGRQIDLKGRA
- a CDS encoding FliM/FliN family flagellar motor switch protein, coding for MVNGPSDLVTPERRERTRSGAEHAPALGTANLNPFGDLHGVQHLTARLAKTLKPVFEPLVGEGLRIWAEPLAVQRFADYRAERPDGLTAWLPLAMAPGRGRALIAIEGKLTYEMLDRFFGGDGEAPQPLPSDFTGSAEMLLTRLANRIAEQLRPAWDVLAQIDFAPVPVHAPLSVAPEIEGGDAMVVTRIGVAQGNAKPHWIDILYPVSALKPYTPSLTARVIGGEPEAEPEWRNALTRAALGVRLPVRSVLAEPVVPVQMLMALKPGDVIPISFGPDVPVMVARRAIGAGTVGTANGRAAIRMTRFDPLELEDAR
- the fliP gene encoding flagellar type III secretion system pore protein FliP (The bacterial flagellar biogenesis protein FliP forms a type III secretion system (T3SS)-type pore required for flagellar assembly.), which encodes MSPMLRHLLLLLGALALALFVVSPAFAQAAAPAAPVAVPTPGAGDAIDRALGELGGGDAPLSLSLQVLIIMGLLTILPGILLMMTSFTRIIIVLAILRQALGLQQTPPNQVLVGLSLFLSFFIMAPTLNQINSVAIQPYAEGRIGATEMIEKAGAPLHAFMLAQTRVKDITMFAGIAKMGPIAEPKDTPFSILLPAFVTSELKTAFQIGFLIFLPFIVIDLIVATVLMSLGMMMMSPTIISMPFKLLLFVLVDGWALTMGSLASSFSG
- a CDS encoding FliI/YscN family ATPase yields the protein MLNRFTADYLDGLVCGDFRPRPKISGRLSSYDGLLMEAVGLSLPVGTVCAIGTGTSRIEAEVIGFRGGKTLLMNLGGPAALLPNAPVRPIGPPGEAEVGDALLGRVVDGAGKPIDGLGPIRGAGKWPLAGKIQSPLDRGRVLQPMDVGVRAINGLLTIGQGQRVGIMAGSGVGKSVLLGMMVRAAKADVIVIGLIGERSREVSDFLETKVAGAARARSVVVAVPANHSPVLRIRGALRATAIAESFRAEGKKVLLIMDSLTRVAHAGREIGLALGEPASARGYPPSAIAMLPSLIERAGTDVHSGGSITAIYTVLADGDDGNDPVVDSARSILDGHIVLSRALAERGVYPAIDLGPSVSRVMTDIASKEHIAAARVLRRHLATYEENRDLVLMGAYRPGADAQIDAAIACHDTVLDYIRQPYDETVGLDEAVTELVGVFGNA
- the fliR gene encoding flagellar biosynthetic protein FliR, giving the protein MLGLGLSIEPQLWTLLFTMVRVGAAFLAAPVFSAVSVPLNVRVLLTGAVAILSMNAAPIEPPAEIFGLTTILSVAAEALVGLALGFILQIAFAAPLVASEMIGVSMGLSFATAINPQTGQSTPALGQFLTILLTLLFLAVDGHLVLVDLVVRSYTLLPPGGAWLAPGKLMNIALFGGYAFLAGLLLALPVGFLLLCLNIVVGMLSRSAPALNLFAIGIPASLAMGVLALLVGMPAMGDYMLVIVREALDAAQMLVLG